The Brassica napus cultivar Da-Ae unplaced genomic scaffold, Da-Ae ScsIHWf_2572;HRSCAF=3319, whole genome shotgun sequence genome contains a region encoding:
- the LOC125601461 gene encoding uncharacterized protein LOC125601461, producing MLGDHDIRISYWKAWRSREVALDYAKGSCATSYKLLPDYLQRLVRANPGTLAEIHTIYDAGVGHRFKYMFLALGASIDGFSHMRNVIIIDGAHLRGKYAGCLLTASAQDGNYQVFPIAVGIVDGENDNAWEWFLKMLLQFITNEDNVVFISDRHSSIYKAISKVYPAAKHCACILHLKRNIQTYFKNKHLGYLVGKAARAFQLSEFYTTFNEIKNINPSCAEYLLDIGLEHWARAHCSGNRYNLMTSNVAETWNSVLRNAREYPILHLVEYIRSKLMKWYAERRDVTQHPNRMLTPRVTSIVEENFEISGGMLVCQINTGEFDVKDKDRISYHVNLHTKSCSCFSFQTLLIPCPHAIAAAIKEKSSIKSLVSNFYTMDTLVAAYAGNILPISSEVNPSIEGT from the exons ATGCTAGGAGATCACGATATTAGGATTTCATATTGGAAGGCATGGAGGTCTCGTGAGGTTGCCCTCGACTATGCGAAAGGCTCATGTGCAACATCCTACAAATTGCTTCCGGATTATCTTCAGCGACTAGTAAGAGCAAATCCAGGGACTTTAGCCGAAATCCATACAATATACGATGCTGGAGTCGGTCATAGGTTCAAATACATGTTTTTAGCTCTTGGTGCCAGTATTGATGGATTCAGCCATATGCGTAATGTTATCATAATTGACGGAGCTCATTTGAGAGGGAAATATGCTGGTTGCTTACTAACCGCTTCAGCTCAGGATGGAAATTACCAGGTTTTCCCTATTGCGGTGGGAATTGTTGACGGTGAAAATGACAATGCATGGGAGTGGTTCCTAAAGATGCTTTTGCAATTCATTACAAACGAGGACAATGTTGTATTCATTTCAGACAGACACTCATCCATATACAAAGCAATTTCAAAG GTGTATCCAGCAGCAAAGCATTGCGCTTGTATTTTACATCTGAAACGCAACATCCAAACttatttcaaaaacaaacaTCTCGGTTACTTGGTGGGCAAGGCAGCCAGGGCCTTTCAACTCAGCGAATTTTACACAACCTTCAATGAAATTAAGAACATCAATCCTTCATGTGCTGAATACCTATTAGATATCGGTTTAGAGCACTGGGCCCGTGCTCATTGCTCCGGAAATCGGTACAACCTCATGACAAGCAATGTAGCAGAGACATGGAATTCTGTTCTTCGAAATGCAAGAGAGTATCCGATACTACATTTGGTCGAGTACATCCGTTCTAAACTGATGAAATGGTACGCAGAAAGACGTGATGTAACACAACATCCGAATCGTATGTTAACTCCACGTGTGACCAGTATTGttgaagaaaattttgaaatcagcGGTGGGATGCTTGTTTGCCAGATTAACACTGGTGAGTTCGATGTAAAAGACAAAGACAGAATATCTTACCATGTTAACCTACACACCAAATCTTGCAGCTGTTTCTCATTTCAGACGCTCCTCATTCCTTGCCCCCATGCCATTGCGGCGGCAATCAAAGAGAAATCAAGTATTAAATCGCTGGTTTCCAATTTTTACACAATGGACACTCTAGTTGCTGCATATGCCGGGAATATATTGCCTATAAGCAGCGAGGTCAATCCAAGTATCGAAGGGACATAA